The genomic window TACGACACGACGACGGCGCCGGGGCGCTCCGCCTTCCACTCCCGCAGCTGGTCGGCGGTGATGGAGTCTGCGAGGGAGCAGCCGGCGTCGGGCGAGGGCAGGAGGACGCGCTTGCCGGGGGAGAGGAGCTTGGCGGTCTCCGCCATGAAGTGGACCCCGGCGAAGACGATCGTCGAGGCCGTGCACTCGGCGGCGATCCTGGACAGGGCGAGCGAGTCGCCGACGTGGTCCGCGACGTCCTGGATCGCGGGGGACTGGTAGTTGTGGGCGAGGATGACGGCGTCCTGCTCGGCTGCGAGGCGTCGCACCTCCTCCGCGAAGCCGTCGGGGGCGGGCTCGGTGAACGGTGCCTCGCCCGCGGTCGGGGAGCCCGTCGTCGACGGGGCCGTCGAGGGGCGAGTGGTGCTGGTAGTGGGCGCTGCTGAAGCTGGTGCGGTCGCAGCCGTCGGGACTGACATCGTGCACCTCCTGTTATCGTCTATGAATCGAAAACCGGCGTCACTGTACCATCCTCACGTGCTCAGTTCTCCGTACCGCGACGACGCCGGGGTTGCCAAGTACCGGCACGAGGTTCTCGCGGTCGTCCTCAGGGTCGGGGCGGACAGCAGGCGCCTCGAGGTGCTCGCCTGGCGACGCGAGCACGAGCCCTTCACCGGGCGGTGGGCGCTCCCCTCCGGGCCGGTGGAGGTCGACGAGTCTCTCGATCGCGCGCTCGAGCGCCACCTCGCGGAGAGGGTCGACCTCACCGCCCTCTCCCACTCCGAGCAGCTCGAGACGTTCTCCGACCCGGGCCGCGACCCCTTCGAGCGCACGATCGCCACCGCGTACCTCGGTCTGGTTCCGTGCGACGCGGCGGTCCGTCCGCCTCGCGGCGTCGTGTGGCTGGACGCCCAGGAGCCGGGCGAGATGGCATTCGACCACCAGCGCGTCGTCGCCCGGGGCGTCGCGCGGCTCCGGGCGAAGATGTCGTACACGAACATCGCCTTCGCGCTCGCCCCGTCGGAGTTCGTTCTGTCCGAGCTGCGCGAGGTGTACGTGGCCGCCCTCGGGCACGACGTCGACGTCACGAACCTCGGGCGCGTCCTGGCTCGACGCCGGCAGATCGTCGAGACGGGCGGACGGCGCAGCGCCGGGGCCCAGGGCGGCCGCCCCGCCCGCCTCTACCGCTTCGTGGACCGGCGCTACGCCGTCACCGACCCCTTCGCCGTCCTCAAGGGCCCGGCAGCCTGACCCGCGCAGGCCCCGCGGCCGGGCGTCACGGCGGCCGTCATGCCGTGAGAGGAGGCGGGGGCAC from Actinomyces radicidentis includes these protein-coding regions:
- a CDS encoding NUDIX hydrolase, whose protein sequence is MLSSPYRDDAGVAKYRHEVLAVVLRVGADSRRLEVLAWRREHEPFTGRWALPSGPVEVDESLDRALERHLAERVDLTALSHSEQLETFSDPGRDPFERTIATAYLGLVPCDAAVRPPRGVVWLDAQEPGEMAFDHQRVVARGVARLRAKMSYTNIAFALAPSEFVLSELREVYVAALGHDVDVTNLGRVLARRRQIVETGGRRSAGAQGGRPARLYRFVDRRYAVTDPFAVLKGPAA